GCCGTGAGCCTCTGGGGTGTCTGCGCGCTCGCGCTGTTGTCCCAGGCTCCCGCGAAGAACCCGCCCGTGCCCCCGGCGCGCGCGGTGCCCGCGTCGCTCACCGCGCCCGCGCAGTCGGCGGCCCCGGCGGCTCCGCCCGTGCGGGAGAACGGCTGGAGCGCGCTCACCCCCGAGCAGCGCGCGGCCCTCATCGCCGACAAGGCCGAGTCCCCGCTGGCGGAGCGCCTGCTGGGCATGAGCGAGAAGTTCCTCAACACGCCCTATGTCCTGTCGCCGCTGGGCGAAGGGCAGGGCGTGGATCCCGACCCCACCTTCCGCCTGGACGCGGTGGACTGCCTCACCTTCGTGGAGGAGACGCTGGCCCTGGGCCTGGCGCACGGCGAGCCGGAGGTGCCGGCGCTGCTGGAGCGGATCCGCTACGCGAGCACGCCCACCTACGAGGACCGCAACCACCTGATGGAAGCGCAGTGGCTGCCCAACAACATCAAGAAGGGCCTCTTGGTGGACGTGACGCGCAGGTACGCGAAGGAGGACACCGTCTCCGTCACCAAGACGCTCACCGCGCACACCTGGCAATCAAAGTCGTCCATGGCGCTGCAGCTGCCCCGCGAGCGTCAGCCCGTGGGCACCTTCACCCTGGACATGATTCCGTTGGACAAGGTGCTCGGGCACGCGCGTGGCGTGGCCTCTGGCACCATCCTGGTCGTGATGCGCGAGGACCTGCCGCTGAAGGCCACGCGCATCACCCACCTGGGCTTCGTGGTGCAGAAGAAGAAGCGCACGTACCTGCGCCACGCGTCCAGGGGCGGCTATAACCGCGTGGTGGACGAGGACCTGGAGACGTTCCTCGCCCGCAACGCGCGCTACGACAAGTGGAAGGTGACGGGCGTGAGCCTCTTCGAGGCCCGGCGTCCGCCCGCCACGCTCGCGTCCCAGCCCGCGCCCGCTCAAGGCAGCGCGGACGTGGGCTCGCCCTGACGCCAGCGGGCCGCTAGTACGCTGGCGGCGCGCTGTTGCCGGCCGGCGCCTGGCGCGCCCGCTCGTCCTCAAGCTCCTCTTCCTCCGCCGCGCGGCCGGCCTCGTCCGCGTAGACGCGCGCCTGGACTTTCTCCTCCTCCAGGAGGAGGGCGGCGCGGGCCTGCTCGGTGTCCGGGACGAGGAACTCCCACCAGGGCAGCAGGTTGCCCGTGGTCAGCTCGTCCACCACGCCCGAGCGGCCGGGGCGCACGATGAGCGGGATGCGGTGCTCATCCAGCACGTCCACGAAGACCTGCGCCGTCACGGGGTCGTCCGCGATGCCCGCCCTCACGAAGCGGCGTTGATCCAGCTCATGGGGCAGGGGCAGCCCCCGCTCGTGCATCTCCTCCGCGGAGACGAGCGGCGGGTGGTTGGGGCAATCCGTGCAGTCCACGACACTGTCTTGATACTCCGAGCCACACCGTGCGCAGTACCTCATGGGGCCCTCCTGGGCGATGGCTGGAATGTTAGGGATGGCTCGCGCGGATGGCAGGCGGTGCGCCGCGCGAATTTCCGTCAGTGCCGCGCCGCGTCTCCCAGCTCGCCCACCATGCGGCTCAGGCGCTCCACGTCAATGGGTTTGCGCAACACGGCATCGCAGTAGTCCGCGCCCTCCACCTGTGCGTAGCCGGAGACGAGGACGACGCGGGCCCTGGGCTCGCGCTCCTTCACCTGCTGCGCCAGCTCCGTGCCGTTCATTCCGGGCAGGGATTCATCCGTCACGACGACGTCGGGGTGCGTGGCCTCGAACGCCTTCAGTCCCGCCACGCCGTCCGACGCGGTGGTGACCTCGAAGTCGTCCTCCAGGAGCTCCGCCAGGAGCTCGCGGCTGTCCCCGTCGTCCTCCACCAGCAGCACCTTGATTCGCTCGCCGTCCATGCGACTAGAGCAACCCGGTGCTGCGCGGGATTCGTCCAACGCGTCCCGGGCGCGGTGACGTCCGGCCGGCTGCTTCGGGGGAGGGCAGGCGGGAGGGCTTGCGACAGCCCCTCACGGGCGGGCGGGGGACTGCCCATGTTTGTGCCCGGAGGTGAATCCATGAAGGTGCAGCTGCGGGGAGTGCATCTGGGGCTGAACGACAACCTGAAGGCGTACGTGGACACGCATCTGGTGGCGCATATCGAACGGTTCGCCGAGGACGAGGCGTCGGAGATCGAGATCGCGCTCGTGGACATCAACGGGCCCAAGGGAGGCGTGGACAAGGAGTGCCGGGTGACGGTGCGCATGCCCGGACTGGAGTCCATTCACGTGACGGAGACGTCTGAGACGCTGTTCCAGGCCATCGACGCAACGCGTGACCGCCTGGAGAAGGCCGTCAAACGCGCGGTGGAGCGCCGTCGCCAGGGCATGGGGAACAGCGGCATGCCGTTCGACCTCAACGCCGACGCGACGAACTACTAGGCAACCGGTTGTAGCGGCTGTGACAGAACGAAGGGCCCGGGAATTCCGGATGCCAGCCAGGCATCCGGCCCCCGGGTTCCTTCGGGCCAGTTCCTTGCTGGGGTCGAACGGTGGACGCTATAAGCGGACCCCTCACCCCTGGGCTAAAGGACGGCGATGGTCCGCCTCAAGTTCCTGCTGTTCGCACTCCTGGTCCTCGGACTGGGCCTGGCTCACCTCCCGATGCTGTCGGCGCCTCTGGGTGCGCGCGCGGTGGAAGGTGCGTCACTCCAGGCCGCGTCGGGCACCGGCGAGGTCGCGCGTCGCGTGGATGCACGCCGCGCGGAAGTGCAATCCCTGGCGCTGAAGCTCGCCGGCAGCCCCCAGGTGGCCGCCGCCGTACGCGCGCTGACGCCCGCGCCCGCGCCGAAGTCTCCGCGCGACCGCTACGGTGCGTCGAAGGACGCGGAGGAGACGGGCGGAATGCAGCCGCTCACCGCGGAGCGCTTCGGCGCGCTGCGCACCGCCGCCGAAGCCGGTCTGCCCCAGGAGCTCCAGGGCGCGGTGGTGGCGGTGGTGGCCGGCGACGCGGTCTTCCACGCGCGCGCGGGCGCCGAGCCTTCCTCGGACACCGCGGCGCTGGATGTCGCGGCGCTCGCCAAGGCGGGCACGTCCGTGGTGGACGCCTTCGGGGCGCCGCACGTGTTCGCGTCCGTGCCGCTCGCGTGGAGCGGTGAGGGGACTCCTGCTCCGGCGCTGACGCTGGTGGTGGGCGCGCCCCTGGCCGCGGATGCCGCGTTGCAGGGCGCGCTGGATGCCTCCGGCGCGGCCGCGGTGGGGCTGGCGCAGGGCGACAAGATGGTGGGCGGCGTGGGCGCGGCGAAGGACCGGCTGGAAGGCGCGCTGCCCCGGCTGCCGGCGGGGGCGAAGGACACGGTGCTGGACTCGGGCTCGCTCCAGGCGCTGGGCCCGGTGCAGCTGCCCGCCTTCACACAAGGTGACGCGATGGGCGGCCAGGCGCCGCTGCTCGTGGGCTCGCGCCAGGCGCTGACGGGGACGCCGTATGAAGTCGTGGTCCTCGCGAGCACGGCGGCGATGCTGGCTCCGCTGGCCGCGTACCAGCACACCGCGCTGCTCGCGCTCGCGGGCCTGTTCGTGCTGAGCCTGGTGTGGACGGCGCTGATGGGCGGGGGCAAGAAGTCCTCCGACGAGGAGACCGTGTCGGGCGGCTCGGACACGCTGGGCTGGGGCGCGGCGATGGCCGCGCAGCAGTCCGCGCCCGCCGCGCAGCCCGTGGCCCAGACGTCGCCGCCGGCTCCGGCCGCCGTGGCGCCGGTGGCCGCGGATCCGTTCGGGTCGAGCGCTGCCTCGGAGCCCCTGTCCAACCCGTTCGGGTCGGCCGCGCACTCGGAGCCCCTGTCCAACCCGTTCGGCTCGGCCGCTCCGCCGGCCGCGGATCCGTTCGGGGGCGCGGACGCGTTCCCCTTCCCGGGCACGCCGGCTCCGGCCGCGGATCCGTTCGCGATGCCGCCCCCGGCCGCCGCGCCGCTGGCGGATCCGTTCGCGATGCCGCCGCCCCAGTCCGCCGCGCCGTTCGCTGCGCCGCCTCCGGCCGCCGCGCCGCTGGCTGATCCGTTCGCCGGGGTGGAGTCGTTCCCGTTCCCGTCTCCGCCCGCGGCCTATCCGCCTCCGGCCGCGGAGCCGTTCGCGCCGCCTCCGGCGTACGGGCACGGGGGCGCGGTGCCCTTCGAGCACCCGGCCCCTTCGTCCGAGCCCATTGCCCCGGCGGCGCCGCGGGCCGGCGCGTTCGCCTTCGAGGATCAGCCCACGGCGGCGTACTCGCTCCAGCAGGCGGCCAATCCGTTCGCTCTGGCGGCGGCGCAGTCCTCGGATCCGGAGTCCCCGGAGACGACGCGCGTGGCGGCGATTCCGCGCGAGCTGCTCCAGGCCAGCACCCGGCCCACGTCGGAGGCCATCCCGATGCCGGCTCCGCGCTCCACCGGGGCGCAGGCCATTCCGCTGCCCATGCCGGGCGTCAACGGCGCGGCGGCGGCGGCGCTGTCGGAGGAGCAGCACTTCCAGGACGTCTTCCGCGAGTTCGTCACCACGCGCGAGCGCTGCGGTGAGCAGGCGGACGGCCTGACGTACGACAAGTTCGTGCAGAAGCTGCGCAAGAACAAGGAGCAGCTCGTCACGAAGTACGCGTGCAAGACGGTGCGCTTCCAGGTCTACGTGAAGGAGGGCAAGGCCGCCCTCAAGGCGACGCCCGTCAAGGACTGACGGCCGCGAAGCCACGTGTTGTCCCCGAAGGCCCGGGACCTCTTCCACGAGGTGCCGGGCCTTCTTGCGTGGGGGCTGTCAGCTCGCGCGGGGGAGCACGACGCTGAAGCGGGCGCCCTGGCCCGGCTCTCCGCCGACCTCCAGGCGGCCGCCGTGCTCCTGGAGGATGCGCGCGGCGATGGCGAGCCCCAGGCCGGTGCCGCCGTCCTTGGTGGTGAAGTAGGGCTCGAAGATGCGGGCGCGGTGCTCCAGGGGGATGCCGGGGCCTTCGTCCTCCACCTCCACGATGGCGTCCGCGTCCGTGCCCTTCACGCGCACGCGCAGGCTTCCGCCCTTGCCCGTCATGGCTTCCTCCGCGTTCTTCACCAGGTTGACGAGCACCTGGGTGAGCTGGTCGCGGTCCGCGCGGGCCACCACGCCCGTCTGGAGCGCGGGGACCAGCTGGATGCCTTCGGGGGGCGCGGCGTAGAGCGACAGGACACTCTGGGTCAGCTCGCTCAGGTCCACCGGGGCGAGCTGGGGCTTGGGCAGGCGGGCGAAGCGGCTGAACTCGTCCACGATGCGCCGCAGCCGCTCCACCTCCTCCAGCACCACGCCCGCGCTCTCCTTGAAGAGGGTGGGGAAGCTGGGGTGGCGCGCCTCGTGCGCGGCCATCAGCGTCTCCAGCGACATGCGGATGGGGGTGAGGGGGTTCTTGATTTCGTGCGCCAGCCGCCGGGCGACCTCCTGCCACGCGGCGATGCGCTCGGTGGCCATCAGCCGCTCGGTGGTGTTCTTCAGCTCGGACGTCATGTGGTTGAACGTCCGGACCAGTTCGCCCACCTCGCCGGTGGCGCGGGATGTCACCTGGACGTCCAGCGCGCCTTCCGCCACACGGCGGGCGCCGGAGGTGAGGGCCTCCACGGGCCGCGTCATCCAGCGCGACACCAGCAGGCCCAGGAGCGCCGCGAAGCCCAGGCCCAGGCCGGCGAGCAGGAGGAACGCGCGCATGACGCCCTCTTCGGCTTCGCGCGCGGCGGCGCGGCTGAAGGTGAGGCGCACGGAGGCAGCGTCACCCAGCGGCAGCACCTGCTCCACGGTGGGCGGGGCCGCGCTGCCGGCGTGCGCGACCTGGGTGCCGCCGGACAGGAGCGTCACGTCGGATTGCGTGAGGCGGGCCAGGTGCTGGGCCAGGCCGTCGTCCAGCACCACGCCGCCCACGGCCCACAGGCGCACGTCGCCGTAGTCCACGGGGCGCGCGGTGACGAGCGCGGGGACCTGGCGCAGGCCCGCGTCGCCCCGGACATCCACGCGGACGGGGACGGGCCTGGGGGACTTCTCCTTCGTCACGGCGAACAGGGCGGGGTCCGGGTCGCCGCGCCGGGCGGGCAGGTGGCCGGAGGACAGCACGGTGCCGTTGCGGTCGAAGAGCGTGAGCACGGTGAGGCCGCGGCTCTTCATCAGGCCCTCGGCGGTGTTGGCCTGGATGACGCGCAAGGGGGCGGTGCGCGCGTCGCGCACGAGGTCCTCCATGGCGGGGCTCTCCACCAACTCCTCGACGGCGCGGCGCGCGTTGGCGGCGGAGCGCTCCAGGGACTCCTGCGCGGAGGCGGTGGCGGCCGTCATGCGCGCGTCGAGCTCGCGCGACAGCGTGTCGCGCAGGCGCGTCAGCGTCAGGGGGACGACGACCGCCAGCGGCACCAGCGCGAGCAGGGCGAACGCGAGCGCGAGCCGGGTCCTCAGGCGCATGCGGGCCGGTCCTTCCCAGGGGCCGCCGCATGGGTGGGGCTCATCGCGGGCTTGCGCCGCCCGAAGGACGCGCGACGGCAGGACCTGGACGCTGCATGCGTAGCCTCACCGGCAGGGCTCATGGCCGGCCTCCGCCACCAGTGGCCTCGACGGGGGCGAACCAGGCGCCTTCGAGCACCGGCAGTCCCTGGGCGTCCAGCATCAGCCCCGTCACTTCCGGCACCGCGCGCAGGGCGAGTCCCTGGGCGTACAGCGGGATGAGGGGCACGGAGGGCGCGAGCGCCACGGCCCGTTCGCGGCTTCTCGCGTCCCGGGCTCCAGCGTCCGTCAAAGCCCCGATGGGCGGCAGCTCCACACCGAGCAGATCCCGGCGTCCTCCTGCTTCCAGCACCACCGCCAGCGCGGGACCGGGAACGGGCGGGAGCAGGAACGCGCTGAGCATCAGCTCGAAGTCGCCCTTCGCCTGACGGCTTCGCAGCGCGGCTCGCGACTGGGGCTCCAGCGCGACGGTGTAGCCCTGGTCGTGCAGCTTCACCTGGATGCGTTCGGCCACGGCGCGTTGATCCGCCAGCGCCGCGTCATAGACGAGCGTCACCTTGCGGGTTGCTCCCGCCGGCGGTGCGGTGGGCCGGGGCTTGGGTCCCTGGGGCATCAGCGCGGGTGGCAGCAGGTTCGC
The sequence above is drawn from the Corallococcus sp. NCRR genome and encodes:
- a CDS encoding response regulator; amino-acid sequence: MDGERIKVLLVEDDGDSRELLAELLEDDFEVTTASDGVAGLKAFEATHPDVVVTDESLPGMNGTELAQQVKEREPRARVVLVSGYAQVEGADYCDAVLRKPIDVERLSRMVGELGDAARH
- a CDS encoding ATP-binding protein, whose protein sequence is MRLRTRLALAFALLALVPLAVVVPLTLTRLRDTLSRELDARMTAATASAQESLERSAANARRAVEELVESPAMEDLVRDARTAPLRVIQANTAEGLMKSRGLTVLTLFDRNGTVLSSGHLPARRGDPDPALFAVTKEKSPRPVPVRVDVRGDAGLRQVPALVTARPVDYGDVRLWAVGGVVLDDGLAQHLARLTQSDVTLLSGGTQVAHAGSAAPPTVEQVLPLGDAASVRLTFSRAAAREAEEGVMRAFLLLAGLGLGFAALLGLLVSRWMTRPVEALTSGARRVAEGALDVQVTSRATGEVGELVRTFNHMTSELKNTTERLMATERIAAWQEVARRLAHEIKNPLTPIRMSLETLMAAHEARHPSFPTLFKESAGVVLEEVERLRRIVDEFSRFARLPKPQLAPVDLSELTQSVLSLYAAPPEGIQLVPALQTGVVARADRDQLTQVLVNLVKNAEEAMTGKGGSLRVRVKGTDADAIVEVEDEGPGIPLEHRARIFEPYFTTKDGGTGLGLAIAARILQEHGGRLEVGGEPGQGARFSVVLPRAS
- a CDS encoding MXAN_5187 family protein, yielding MVRLKFLLFALLVLGLGLAHLPMLSAPLGARAVEGASLQAASGTGEVARRVDARRAEVQSLALKLAGSPQVAAAVRALTPAPAPKSPRDRYGASKDAEETGGMQPLTAERFGALRTAAEAGLPQELQGAVVAVVAGDAVFHARAGAEPSSDTAALDVAALAKAGTSVVDAFGAPHVFASVPLAWSGEGTPAPALTLVVGAPLAADAALQGALDASGAAAVGLAQGDKMVGGVGAAKDRLEGALPRLPAGAKDTVLDSGSLQALGPVQLPAFTQGDAMGGQAPLLVGSRQALTGTPYEVVVLASTAAMLAPLAAYQHTALLALAGLFVLSLVWTALMGGGKKSSDEETVSGGSDTLGWGAAMAAQQSAPAAQPVAQTSPPAPAAVAPVAADPFGSSAASEPLSNPFGSAAHSEPLSNPFGSAAPPAADPFGGADAFPFPGTPAPAADPFAMPPPAAAPLADPFAMPPPQSAAPFAAPPPAAAPLADPFAGVESFPFPSPPAAYPPPAAEPFAPPPAYGHGGAVPFEHPAPSSEPIAPAAPRAGAFAFEDQPTAAYSLQQAANPFALAAAQSSDPESPETTRVAAIPRELLQASTRPTSEAIPMPAPRSTGAQAIPLPMPGVNGAAAAALSEEQHFQDVFREFVTTRERCGEQADGLTYDKFVQKLRKNKEQLVTKYACKTVRFQVYVKEGKAALKATPVKD
- a CDS encoding N-acetylmuramoyl-L-alanine amidase-like domain-containing protein, with the translated sequence MSLWGVCALALLSQAPAKNPPVPPARAVPASLTAPAQSAAPAAPPVRENGWSALTPEQRAALIADKAESPLAERLLGMSEKFLNTPYVLSPLGEGQGVDPDPTFRLDAVDCLTFVEETLALGLAHGEPEVPALLERIRYASTPTYEDRNHLMEAQWLPNNIKKGLLVDVTRRYAKEDTVSVTKTLTAHTWQSKSSMALQLPRERQPVGTFTLDMIPLDKVLGHARGVASGTILVVMREDLPLKATRITHLGFVVQKKKRTYLRHASRGGYNRVVDEDLETFLARNARYDKWKVTGVSLFEARRPPATLASQPAPAQGSADVGSP
- the hpf gene encoding ribosome hibernation-promoting factor, HPF/YfiA family; the encoded protein is MKVQLRGVHLGLNDNLKAYVDTHLVAHIERFAEDEASEIEIALVDINGPKGGVDKECRVTVRMPGLESIHVTETSETLFQAIDATRDRLEKAVKRAVERRRQGMGNSGMPFDLNADATNY